The genome window TCTAAAGGTCGTAAGGAAAGAAACTGCTGTATTTGACTGAAATTGATCtgcattttttcaaatgtagaatacaaacattctttttcttttaaagatggGCGATGGCAGAAGGTTATGGTGCTTGCTTAATAAATAAACCAGAACTAGTTCGAGATATGGTGAGACATGTACGGAATCAGATCGACAACCCTAGATTTTCAGTATCTATTAAAATAAGGTAGGTCTAACTTAAGTGCTGTTTGTGGTACATGGAAGAACCCTTTTAATGTTAGTGTAGTAGTTACACTGTATTTTAATGTATGTatatcctggttttggctgagatagagttaattttcgttctagtagctggtatagtgttatgtcttggattcggtatgagaagaatgttgataacacactgatgttttcagttgttgctaagtagtgtttatattaagtcagggatttttcagcttctcatgcgcagccagcaagaaggctggaggggcacaagaagttgggaggggacacagccagggcagctgacacaaactggccaaagggatattccatacaacgtgatgtcatgcccagtatataaactgggctgagttggctggggcaggggcaaggggatcgctgctcgggaactgactgggcatcagttggtgagtggtgagcaattgcattgtgcatcacttgttttgtatattccaattcttttattattattattttactccTTTCTGACCTATTCACTGTCTTTGCCTCAACTcaagagttttacttttttttctgattctctgccccatcccactgggttgggggggaagtgagtgagcggctgcatggtgcttagttgctggctggggttaaaccacgacagtccattttggcgcccaatgtGGGGCACGAACAGTTGAGATAATAATGGATCTGACCAGAGtgtattaaaacaaatttgatacaagcattcattatattagtTTAATAGTCACTGGTCACAATGTCAACTTATGAGCTCTTAGAGTTGTGGCACTCATTTTTAGAGTTCTattatgtatcacctcacttgctgtatgtagtccctgtcctgctgcttATCCtctgtgggaggtggattaaggttttcacttAGATGTATTGTGTAATACTggcttatggtatgataaaattATCAGTCCTGGGATTCAtctggtatttgcactcagcattgtcgtCACCTGTATATTTCAGGAGCCATCTGTGAGAAACTTAATAATTACaacctttacctttcctcctcgGAGAGCCAATCTATGGGCAAGACACCTTTCTTCCCCGTTCCCTTCTCTTCCAGTCTAATTACAATAGCATTTGAGACTTTTGAAAGATTTCAATACCCTTAGGATGTTGAAACCAGCATGGTCCACTTGCTAGGaactagcatgttcctgaatgttgttcaggtcttgtttagggttaaacaactatttaagaatgtcacccagagatctgccctgaggctggataattatgagtggcagggtgtgtgggatagtatgggcaagtacctaaGACAGTGGGCACTCCATTGTTCTGGAACTTTActcctgaacaagtgcaggatcctgaaaaactagtaaaatatttggaaaaagtatgATGTCACCCTGGAAATTACAGAGGgacacaaatcactgcaacatgCTGGGGCCTAGTGCATGCCTGTcaagccctgttcaacaccactcactaccctcaaggggaagagaaggtctctggatctaacaacaAGGTGACAGGCACCACGGCCCCTCCAACCCTGGCAACAGTGATTTGGGAGCTTTTTATACAGTTCAGGTAACTTACTATctaatgttttcattctttggAATTTTAGGATCCATGAGGACTTAAAAAGAACAGTTGACCTGTGTCAAAAAGCTGAAGCAACTGGAGTTTCATGGATTACAGTACACGGGAGAAGCGTAGAAGAAAGACATCAGCCTGTACATTATgatgcaattaaaataattaaacaaagcATGTCTATACCTATTGTGGCTAATGGAGAcattaaaactttaaaagatgctgaaaaCGTTCATCACTTGACAGGAGCAGATGGTAAGATTAAACATCCTATTTTCTAAGTAAACTTACAAATCAGatttcaaagtatttattttgGCTGTAAGTAGGACATGATTTGAGTGCTTTTCACTCTTTGAGGAGACGAAAGAGGATGTTTTAGATGCCTTATAAACTCAGAATCACTTGTAATCATCAGAGCACTAGAGCGCTATTATTCAAAGCCATAAATAACGATTTCCGAGGGAAATTACAAAAGCTCTTTGCTTAATTATGCTATCTCATCACTCAGTAGTGGAGTTCAGGGGGACCTTCAGACATTCATTCTGTCTCTATGGAGCTGATCATCTTTAAAGAACTGTAAGCTTCCACTTGGAAATCTCTACTTCCTACACATGGGAGCAGATTTCTTATTATAAGAATATggtggaaaaaggaaatattgtTAAGCCAGATACTTAACAGTTAAGATGGTTAGCTTCAAGGACACAGTGAGGCATTGCACTCTCAGATCTGTATGTATTTACCTTGTCTTATACTTCAATGGTAAAATTTTGGGGTGAGGATTGCCCTGCAGTTATTTACTCACGATAGATTCCTACAACTGTCTATGGTTTCAAGACGATATGGAAATTCAGTATATATTTTGAAGAGGTAATCTGTATCTAGACACTTTGGATCTTAGAGCTGGAGAATAACAAGACAGAGAACAGTAGCTAGTGTCATAAGGAAAAGTTCATGTGGCAGGTTTCTTTTGATACTATTGATGTTTaatagcaacaacaaaaaatagttGAACCAAACTGCCATGCTGCTACAGTGACTTCCCCCCCAAATacaaaacaggaaggaaataTATAACAGAAAAGAATGTTCTTATAGCCCAGCTGACCATCTTCAGTAGCAAAAATATAatgcatcatttttttttctgtcatgtaCAATAGCGAAAGAAATTTGTCATATTTGATCATCCTACTTTTTAAGAAGAGACTAAGTGCGATAGATTATATGTTGACAGTGCAGGAAAACAGAATCCCTTAATTGCAGAAAAATTACAATAGAACTTCTGTGGGTTTATCTGACAATTTGGGATTATAGTTGGAAATACACTGGCttgtttagaaatatttactgCAGACCAAGAGCCTTGAGATTTATATATTTGAGACATTGAGCCCTTACTGGAAGAAAGATTCTAGGTCAATGAATCAGCTGAGTTGCACTAAAAATGACTAAATTTAGCATATTGCTACTCTTGTGTCTTTCCATCataattttatgttaaaaagaCAGGCTTGTATGTGTGtagcaaacaaaaacaaaatactaTTGAATTGCAGTTTAAAAAGTAGTGAAGAAAGGCTTCTGTGTCCTgtgtttcatttgaaaatttcTGGAAGGATATGTCATCAAGTAGAATGTGTTGACAGGTGTTGTAGGTAGTCTGAGGTTTGGATTGTTAAATGGATTTCTCTGGTATAATGAGCTATAATACTCATCCCTGTTGCTCTTCCCATTACTTGTCTGTAAGCTTTGGGTGGTTGTCCTGAGGGGTGCTCTACAAAACCTACAGGAAGatttaatgtaaaatttaaaCTATAATGTAACTTACTGCTTGAATTTCCAATTTGAAGGTATAATGGTGGCTAGAGGACTCTTAGCAAATCCGGCTATGTTTGCAGGATATGAAGAGACACCTTTGAAGTGCATCCAGGACTGGGTTGACATTGCTCTTGAGCATGGAACTCCTTTTACATGTTTTCACCATCACTTAATGTACATGATGGAACGGATAacttcaaaacaagaaaagaaagtttttaatgttttatcaAGTACCTCAGCAGTACTAGATTATCTGAATGACCATTACGGTGTGTGATAACTGAAGGTATTTTAGTTCTGTGTAAACCTGTGTTTTGCAATTGTCGATACATTGTTAAACTTTTAATTGGGTTCCTACTTTTTAGTCACATTCATATATTGCGTAAGTATTTTCAACACAGCATAACATTATGATCAGGGTGATACTTCgtatttttagtgtttttatgTCAGCATTTTTCActccagaaaatatttcagattccACAAATGTGGAATTCTGTTTACAATGCACTACTACACAGAGGATTGATTGTTGTAGGACTccagtaatttaatttattttctcaccAGACAATTGCTTACAGCAATATGTTTGCAAAACTAAGGCCTTTCTTAACATGAAACCTCCTAAAATCAGAAGGACTAGTTGTAAATAATACCAAGAATTTCAGACCAAAAGAATATAAAGGGAGCAATTATGGAAGTTTTTGCTTTAACTGACATAAGCTGTACTTTTAAATATGAGTAGATTTTTCAAGCTTAAAGACTGTGAGGCCTTGAAGCCCAGCATAGTAGCCTCTTCTaaatgagatgttccttttacAGACTCAAACTTTCTAAACTTACAACTTGGAAAAATTCCACACTTCATATAGTGAAAGAAACCTGGAATAGATAAGTGatgacagaaagaaggaaagagtaAAATGAAGAGATAGTCTAAACTAAGTACGAACTTAGCTGAATCTAAAATACAAGACTTGAAAGTTCAATCTAACTACATTCAGTTTTGTTTATCTACTGTATAATAATTATACAAAAGATTAAATCCCTGTCATGTCCCAAAACAGAACTTTATAGGTCAAAGAAAAGCTGACAGATTCTCTCAGTGGGGCTCTTGCAGTCCTTTCTGCCTGCTGGCATGTTGTTTATCGAAGCACGACAGACACTTGGCTTTGAATGTTTGTATAGGAGGGAAATAGTGAAAATTAGAACAAGATAATAACATTACACACCAGCTGCATTTGTTCTGCCAGGGAGATTTCACAAATCTGCAGTACAATTATTTGTaatcaaataatttgttttctttatatgttTACACAGAAATTCATACCAGAAATTGCTTAGTTTTCTCACTCTGATACTTGTATGAATATACAAATGAATAGTTctaaattttctaaataaattactttaatttGTATACAGTTGtactttttttattacagtataAACCATGAAAACCTGGGGGAGGGGAGATTGCTTTTGATGCTACTCCCCAAATCTTTCAATCATTTAGATATCTAAAAtctcacaatttttttaatgcaatggCATAAAAGACTTGGTCATTTTTCATAGTGAATATGTCTGATTTAGGCATACAAACAGAAGTTTGAAAGGCATGACATGAGTCATCAAGTCTAGTTCACTATTTAAGACAGCAAAGTTATGTAACTCTTCTGATATGGTCACCTTCCTGATGTGTTTGTTAACAAATGGAAAACTACAGACATGCTTTGCTATCCTAGGCTAATTGAGACAATCTCTACAACCTTTTTTGGTGGGATAGGTTCTCCATTCCTTCAGACAATTGACTCTTCTGGATTGTAACGTTTTCTTGACATTGGATGAGCACAATTATGTATAGCATTCCAGGTAAAACCCCAGCAATGTCTTCTGCAGTTAATACTTCTCTTTCTAATGCCTTACTTATCCTCAACTAATATTCATCATGTAATTTATGAGCTCCCAGTTTTACAGCAAAAGTTCTTACTTCCCAACTGCATGACATTGTATTTTGTactgctgaatttaaaaagtcTCAAGCTCATCCAACTACAGTGCAATACTCAGTTCTCCTTAGTTCTGAAAATGCCTTCAGCCTTCTGcatcaaaattaaaaagtaaaactataCAACTGAATTGTAGAAGAAAAGGATTCCTGACAGTTTTAACCAAGCCCTGTGTTAACATTTTCTTAAGGTTTTTATGATTTGGCAAGCAACTATTGTTTGCTGTGAACTGTCCTATAAGCAACaaggagcagagaagaaagagttATTTATTATAATCAAATAACACAAATGCAagatgctttggggttttttttctggtaatagTGGGGAAATTGAATTTTAGAGGACTTGAAATACCTTGACCTATTTAGGAACTGAATACTTGATGATTTTGAAGGCAGCagttgttgtgcctgtgtgaaATCAATCATAGAGATTTCTGCCTGAAGTACAAGACCTCAGTTGCTGTTAATATCGCTAGTAATTAAGGAGTGCTTGATCTGGCCAATTACGCATCATAAAAGTCAACGGAAGTTTATCATCCCTTTTTGAGGGTGAAATGAATTGTACGCCTTCTTCCCTTGTGAATTTTGTATGCATCTGAACGCACTTCACTGTGTTGGCATAGAATAAACTGCAAAATTGGAGTCATAAAGCCATACTCTGAACAGCCATACTGTTCAAATATACATTGATTGCTAAAGATGGGAGTTACTTAACTCTCAGTGTTGTTTTAGAATATGGTCATATTTCTCATTATAAGCCATCTGAATATGGGAAAATAGTCATCTGCAGTTTAAAGCCACTGTcacgtcccaatttctcaggacaatgactcaggtttgctgattcccaggtcaggattaaggtgaaacaacgccagggatcctttaactcacaaaactcaccttttatttgctcacaaaaATAGGCATGCTCActacaaaaattggcatgaaatgATGTCAGAAAACCATGTAACGTGTGCTAACCATGCATCACCAAACATgtactacaggccttgcttatctggcgatcagttcagggaagaccaTAAGGCaagccctcccgttgagtcaggaggttcagagcagacccccttgctttctagactccttctcaaagaggagcttgggggtggctggatccactccttgtcccagacttggtcaatggattatgtctaaagggatgaggtgtagggattatgggaaagagagggaaagagcaaGATTTCACaagtcctgggtccagcgttggttcagtcagctgaggggtctgATTCCGGTGGGCTTGTGCACccagggcttcagtttgtgtccttttatcatccctgcccctccttcgggcgggcattaggctaattaggtgtcatgagcggtttgtgagcctttgggcttaGGGGTtctttggggagtaacttcctcttccctgcatggtgagctgtcctgttcagcacatcagaaccaggagctgcgcaccctccggcccgc of Haliaeetus albicilla chromosome 14, bHalAlb1.1, whole genome shotgun sequence contains these proteins:
- the DUS4L gene encoding tRNA-dihydrouridine(20a/20b) synthase [NAD(P)+]-like isoform X1 yields the protein MIGDIVETKRCQLKDPMDLFHSGQAVKICAPMVRYSKLAFRTLVRKYSCDLCYTPMIVAADFVRSAKARDSEFTTNKGDHPLIVQFAAKEAQVLCDAARIVCPFADGIDLNCGCPQRWAMAEGYGACLINKPELVRDMVRHVRNQIDNPRFSVSIKIRIHEDLKRTVDLCQKAEATGVSWITVHGRSVEERHQPVHYDAIKIIKQSMSIPIVANGDIKTLKDAENVHHLTGADGIMVARGLLANPAMFAGYEETPLKCIQDWVDIALEHGTPFTCFHHHLMYMMERITSKQEKKVFNVLSSTSAVLDYLNDHYGV